The following are from one region of the Calditerricola satsumensis genome:
- a CDS encoding helix-turn-helix domain-containing protein, with product MKERGTTKKPLLTNREREVFELLVQDKTTKEIARQLFISEKTVRNHISNVMQKLGVKGRSQAVVELVRLGELKI from the coding sequence TTGAAGGAGAGGGGTACCACCAAAAAGCCGCTGTTGACGAACCGAGAGAGAGAAGTGTTCGAGCTCTTGGTGCAGGACAAGACGACGAAAGAAATCGCCCGCCAGCTCTTTATCAGTGAAAAAACGGTCCGAAACCATATATCCAACGTGATGCAAAAGTTGGGTGTGAAAGGGCGATCGCAGGCCGTGGTGGAGCTGGTGCGGCTCGGGGAACTGAAAATTTAA